The Megasphaera elsdenii DSM 20460 genome includes the window TACCGGTCTCCTGCGATTCTCATGAGTTTCTCACTCCTCACTAATTCTTCAAATGTGTCAAATACGTCAGCCAGCCGGGCGCCGGTGATACCGAGCTGTTCCGCACAGTCCTCGACCGTCGCGCCGCCGCTGTCTTCATTACATATACTTATTATATCATGAGCCAGCTGTAAATCCATAGTTCCCCTCCTCAAATCGCAGTAGTCAGAAAAAAGGAGCCGCCGCATATGCGACAGCCCCTAATAATTCATTAAAAAGTATGCATCAGTCTGCCTAACAGCAATGTACAAATGGCAAATGCTATCGACAAGACGATAGTCAGTTTGGAAAGCAGGGCATCCATGCCGCGGGCCCGGCTCCCGAACAAGTCTTCGGCACCGCCGCCGAAACCGGCGCCCATGCCCTGGGTCTTGCTCTTCTGTGCCACGACGACACCGAT containing:
- the secG gene encoding preprotein translocase subunit SecG produces the protein MITALEIIVVILALLIIGVVVAQKSKTQGMGAGFGGGAEDLFGSRARGMDALLSKLTIVLSIAFAICTLLLGRLMHTF